The Tolypothrix sp. NIES-4075 genomic interval GCAGCTTGAGGTGCAGACATTCCAGCATGAATTGTCCAAGCGCGGGTTTCTTTTTCACCAGAGGTGAAATAAGTCCTTAAACCTAAAAGCGCGTAAGTTGCACGAATCAAAGATTTTAAACCACCTTCTTCCACACCCAAAGATGCAAGAAAATCAGCTTTATCTTCTTGTGGTAACTCAATCAGTTCTGATTCTACTTGAGCCGAAACTACGACAACTTGAGCATTTTCTTGGCTGGCAATTTCGCGGACTTTTTCCACAAAATCATTTCCACTTGCCAAATCATCTTCTGAGACATTAGCCGCATAAATAATCGGTTTACTTGTGAGAAGTCCCAGCCCTTTAATTATCTCGCTTTCTTCTTCGGTCAAATCAAATTGTCGGACTGATTTACCTTCATTTAATGTTGCTGCTAATTTTTCTAAGAGTGCTAATTCTAACTGCCCTTCCTTATTAGTACGCGCTAGTTTGCGAGTGCGTTCAATACGTCGTTCAATTTGTGACAAATCAGCTAAACCGAGTTCTAAATTGATGATTTCAATATCCCGCACCGGATCTACAGAACCGGCAACGTGGATAATATCATCATTCTCAAAACAGCGCACTACATGCACGATCGCATCCACTTCTCGAATGTGTGAGAGAAATTGATTTCCCATTCCCTCACCCTTACTTGCACCTTTAATTAAACCGGCTATATCGACAAATTCCACCTGAGCCGGGACAATCTTTTTAGCGGCAGAAATCTTTGCCAATACATTTAAACGTTCATCTGGCACAGAAACAATGCCGACATTCGGGTCTTTGGTACAAAAAGGGAAATTAGCAGCTTCAGCCTTGGCATTTTCCACCAAAGCGTTAAACAAAGTAGATTTTCCCACGTTGGGAAGTCCAACAATTCCGGCTCTTAGCATTTTGGATTTTAGATTTTGGATTTTGCGAAAAGTTTGATCGGAGGAAACCTCCGCTCAAAGCTTTTAAAGACGGATTAAAGTCCAATCACTATCTTACAAACTACCAAGAATTAGTTTTAAACTGGTTCAGGAATTGTTTGGGGAATTGGACTGGGAACCGTCTGGGGAATCGGAGTGGGTACTGGTTCCGGTATCGGAGTGGGAATCGTTGGTTGGGGACTAGGTGCGGGATTAGGTGCGGGACTAGGTAGCGGATTTGTTTCCGGAGTGGGAATCTGTGGTTCGGGTATAGAAATAGCGGTGGGATTAATCATGATAAGTCTAATTAAATTATTCAACTTTCCCAACCTAGATGACAAGCAATACTGCCGACATCCTCCAAAAGGCTACACCCAAGGGAAGGGGGAGAGGGGGACAAGGGGGACAAGGAGGAGAAATATTTCTTCTTTCTTACCGATTACCGATTACCGATTACCCATGCCCAATGCCCAAAAATGCTGAATCAAAACCAAACACCTTTAGTAGATGCTTTAAAAGCTAATGCAGCGCGTCCTCACGCGGCTTTTTACACCCCAGGACACAAGCGAGGACGAGGAATTTCACCACGTTTAACTGATTTAGTTGGTGAAGCTGTATTTCGCGCTGATTTAACTGAGTTATCAGAGTTAGATAATTTGTTTGCACCCCAAGGAGTGATTCAACAAGCGCAACAATTAGCGGCTGAGGCTTTTGGTGCTTCACAAACATACTTTCTTGTCAATGGCTCTACCTGTGGAATTGAGGCGGCAATTCTCGCGACTTGTGGTATGGGCGATAAAATTATTTTGCCGCGAAATGTGCATTCTTCTGTGGTAGCAGGTTTAATTCTTTCTGGTGCGATGCCGATTTTTGTTAATCCTGAATATGACTTAGTTTTAGATATTGCTCACAGTATCACGCCTGCATCTGTGCAAGCAGCATTGAAACAGCATCCGGATGCGAAAGCGGTGATGATAGTTTATCCAACATATTACGGCGTTTGTGGAGATGTGGAAGCGATCGCTCGCATTACCCACCAATACAATATCCCTTTACTGGTAGACGAAGCACACGGCGCACACTTCGCATTTCATCCCCAATTGCCGATCGCAGCTTTAGCCGCAGGTGCAGATTTAAGCGTACAATCTATCCATAAAACACTTGGGGCGATGACTCAAGCATCGATGTTGCATGTTCAGGGGTTGAGGATAGATAGCGATCGCCTAAATAAAGCTTTGCAATTAGTACAATCCACCAGTCCTAGTTACATACTTCTTGCTTCTTTAGATGCAGCACGTCAGCAAATGGCTTTGCATGGCTTTGAGTTAATGTCCCGCACCTTACAACTTGCAGATGAAGCCACAACTAGAATCAGCCAAATTCCCGGATTATCAATTTTAGAAATCTCCCCCAGCTCCCCCTGCCCCCCCTGCCCCCCTGCTCCCCTGCTCCCCCTCCCCCCCTCCTCCTTCGTAGCTTTAGACAAAACTCGCTTAACTATCACGGTTTCCGGCTTAGGTTTAACTGGCTTTGAAGCTGAGGAAATTGTTGATGAGCTAGGTGTGACAGCAGAATTTGCAACCTTGCAAAATCTCACCTTTATTATCAGCTTGGGTAACACACAAGCTGATATTGAGCAATTGGTGCAAGGTTTCATCACTCTTACCAATCACCGCATCAAAAAAGAGAAAAATGACTTGAAATTGCCTAAGCTTATGTGGGATGATTTGATTACTGTGGGTAATTGTGTGCGTATGTCGCCTAGAGAAGCTTTTTTTGCTGAAAGTGAAACATTACCCATCCAAGAAACTACAGAAAGGATTTGTGCCGAAATTGTCTGCCCTTATCCTCCGGGAATTCCGATTTTAATGCCGGGAGAAGTCATTAGCCAAACAGCTTTAGAGTATTTGCAACAGATTCAGTTAATAGGTGGATTTATCAGCGGTTGTGCGGATGCTAGCCTAAATACACTTAAGGTTGTCAAGACTAAACTTTAGTCAATTTCAACTACGCTTAACGTCTAAGTCTATTGGGGGCAGATAACTGTGTTAAAAAGCATTTTAGCGCGTGTAAGGTTGTTCCGTCACAAGTCCAGGCACAACCCGATAATGCTTAAGATTAAAAGTGCAGAGTGTTGCACCATGTCCAACAGCACAAGCAGCAATCAGAGCATCAAGCAACCCCAAGCTATTTGACAGGTGATACATTGTGAAATCTGATAAAGCACGAGCGCAGTCAGCCTCAGTAGCCCATACTATGGGCAAAGGAGCAACGAGCTTTAGGGCATTGCGAACCTGTTGCATGTTCTGAGCATCTTGGATAAGTTCCATGACAACGAAGCCAGGAACACTTGGTATTTCTGGCAAACTGGCAAACCATGCGATCGCCGGAGCATGACCACGCTAAATATCAATTAAAATATCGGTATCCAACAAATACATTACTTGGTTCCTATGCTCGTTTTCGCGTTTGCGCCTCATGACGCAGCTTTCGAGCATGTGCTTGACTATCAGCGATCTCAGGTCGTGAGTTGATAACTCCTTCGCTTTGCCAATAAGCAACAAGTTCCGCACCAGTTTTAGGGGGGTTGCTCAAAACTTGCCTGATCGACAAAATACGCAGGATATATTCAGACAAAGGCAGATTTAGCTGCGATGCTTCAGTAGACAGTTGACTTTCTAACTCCTGCGGTAAGTCTAGGCTAATGTTCATTTGCGTTCTCCTCATTGGCTACAATTCTAAATTGATGGTAACTGGCGACAGAAATTAATGACGCAAGCACAGTTAGCAACAGAAAATTCGAGTAAATTCTTGATGAACTAGGCGTGACCGGCGAATTTGCATCACTGCAACATCTCACCTTTTAAGCTTGAGTACCGACAGATAAGCACAGAAGTGCCGCTACAATTGAAAGACGAAGCTGGCTAACGGTGAGTTGAGCGGTGGCAAATCAACCGGAAACGTAGCCAGAAGAGTCTGCACGTCCGCTTTACTGCGTTGTTATGCCGTGTCCACAAATTAGCATCAAAACTACTTTTGTGAGTTTTGCTCACACTCTGCGTTGTAATCTGGAATTAATTTTCTGAACCTTTCATTATCTTTAATTGAGCAAAAATCCTTATCTTTTGCTGTTTTTTCTTGACATTTTTTTGGAGCAATGTTAAGAGCTGTTTCTAAACAATTAATTGCTTCTTCATGCTTACCTAACAAAGCAGAATAGCACGCCTTATTATACCAAGCTCTATAGTAACTAGGCGAAATATGAATGGCTTGATCGAAGCATTTAATTCCTTCTTTAAATCCTGCTGCATTTTTCATCAATCTTCTCTTGATAAGCCCTTTATTGACGTATGCTACAAAATAGTAAGAATTAATTTTAATTGCCTGATCATAATATTCAATAGCTTACTGAAATAGTTTATCTGCCTGTTCATCCTGTCCTTGCCTTTGTTGATTTTGTCCTTGTCTTAGTAGTGCATTACCAATACCAAATAATGCTCTATATGCCTCAGAATGCTCTTTAGTCGCGTTTTTGTATTGTTCTTCTGCTTTTTCATAATTCTCCAGACAATAAAGAGCATCGCCTAACTTTGTATAGTCATCAACTGTCAGAGATAATGATTCCTTGTGTGATTCGATGTGTGATTCGATATGATCCGTTAGTTCAGATACTAATTTTTTTAGTCTTTCTTGTATTTTCGGGTCAGTTTGTTCTTGAAAAAAGACTTCTTCCGGTGGAATAAACATTGAGAGTTCTTCAATTATTCTACTTTTTTCCAATTGAGCCTTTAATTTGCGATCCAAACTGAGTGTTTTTTCGAGAGAATCTGCAATCTTATTCTCACTTAAATAGTCGTCTAATTTTGATTTTATTCCTGCCTCTACTTGTTTGTCTGCCTCTTCCTTTACATCTTTTTGTATTGTTTCTTCTAACTCGTTTCTAAGGGTTGCGCCCAAATCTTTTTCTACGTCAGCTTTTAATTGACTAATTACACTCTGTCGCAAAATCCATACAGAAGTGCCTATTAAGAATATTGCAAAGTTAAATTGAGTAGCAAACCTACCATATGACCGATCCACCTCTTTTTCAATATAATCTCTTGTTGTATCTGGCAAAACACTCCCTTCTCTAGGATTGACCATCAGCCAGAGGCTAACTGCAAATGTTCCCGACACCATCAGCAGATAAATACTAATGGAGATAGATAGAAGTGTTTGCGATCTATTCAAGTGATTTTTCATGAAAATACGTGAAAATGCTGAACAGTAATTGTCTACAGTAAAGCATTTCTTGTTTTCGGAAGTCTTTAAAATTCTTAATCTTCAGTAAACAAAAGTCCTGTCCAGCTATTCGAGCCGCAATCAAATTCAAACACTTTTGGCACAAACAGATAATCTTGAAACTAGCGCCACAACCACTGAAAGGAAGCGGTATAACTAGTTAGCAGCAGTGCAAAAACAAGATCGAAGGTGCGGAAATTGAAGCTTCACGCACCCAATTGCATAATTTACTGTGCGATCGCGATTCTCTTTTCTTCAATAACTTCGTAGCCATTAGCGAGTTGCTCAATTGCGCGATCGAGCAAATCTAGACCGTGCTGCACTTTATCAACGACGCTCAACTGTCCGCGTAAATCAGCAGCACCGGCGAAGTTTTTCGCATACCATGTCATATGCTTGCGTGCCTGACGCACACCGCGATCGCCTTTATATTCATACAACGCTTGTAAATGTTCCCTAGCACATTCTAAACGCTGTATCGGTGTCGGTGCTGGTAATAATTCCCCCGTTTTCAGAAAATGATCGACTTCTCCCACCAAAAACGGATAACCCAAAGTTCCCCGCGAACACATTACCCCATCAGCGCCGGTTTGCTCTAAGCAACGTACCGCAGCTTCAACCGAGAAAATATCGCCATTGCCAATTACGGGTATAGAAAGCACCTCTTTCACACGCGCAATCCATTCCCAGCGAGCGTTACCATTGTAACCTTGAGCGCGGGTGCGTCCATGCACCGTAATCATTTGCGCTCCTGCGTCCTCCATTCGTTTGGCAAAATCGAGAATCGTGATTTCCTGGTCATTCCAGCCGATGCGTGTTTTCACCGTCACAGGTACATTTACTGCCTTCACCACTTCCCGAACAATTGCCTCAGCAACATCTGGTTGACGCAACAGCGAAGAACCACCACCATTCTTAGTGATTTTATTTACCGGACAGCCCATATTAATATCAACAGTATCAGCGCCTTCTTGTACCGCTTTTATCGCCGCTTCTGCGAGAAAATCCGGACGACAATCAAATAGTTGAATGCTGATTGGGCGTTCGTTCGGGTCTACCTCCATAATTTTCGGCAATTGCTTGACATAATGCAACCCCGTAGCATTGACCATCTCCGTATACATCATCGATTCCGGCGCATAACGACGCACCAAACGGCGAAACACCAAATCAGTCACCCCAGACAAAGGTGACTGTAAAACGCGGCTTTTCACCTCAAGTGGTCCAATTTTTAGGGGT includes:
- the ychF gene encoding redox-regulated ATPase YchF, which codes for MLRAGIVGLPNVGKSTLFNALVENAKAEAANFPFCTKDPNVGIVSVPDERLNVLAKISAAKKIVPAQVEFVDIAGLIKGASKGEGMGNQFLSHIREVDAIVHVVRCFENDDIIHVAGSVDPVRDIEIINLELGLADLSQIERRIERTRKLARTNKEGQLELALLEKLAATLNEGKSVRQFDLTEEESEIIKGLGLLTSKPIIYAANVSEDDLASGNDFVEKVREIASQENAQVVVVSAQVESELIELPQEDKADFLASLGVEEGGLKSLIRATYALLGLRTYFTSGEKETRAWTIHAGMSAPQAAGVIHTDFERGFIRAETVAYNDLVTTGSMTAAKEKGLVRSEGKEYIVQEGDVMLFRFNV
- a CDS encoding aminotransferase class I/II-fold pyridoxal phosphate-dependent enzyme, with protein sequence MLNQNQTPLVDALKANAARPHAAFYTPGHKRGRGISPRLTDLVGEAVFRADLTELSELDNLFAPQGVIQQAQQLAAEAFGASQTYFLVNGSTCGIEAAILATCGMGDKIILPRNVHSSVVAGLILSGAMPIFVNPEYDLVLDIAHSITPASVQAALKQHPDAKAVMIVYPTYYGVCGDVEAIARITHQYNIPLLVDEAHGAHFAFHPQLPIAALAAGADLSVQSIHKTLGAMTQASMLHVQGLRIDSDRLNKALQLVQSTSPSYILLASLDAARQQMALHGFELMSRTLQLADEATTRISQIPGLSILEISPSSPCPPCPPAPLLPLPPSSFVALDKTRLTITVSGLGLTGFEAEEIVDELGVTAEFATLQNLTFIISLGNTQADIEQLVQGFITLTNHRIKKEKNDLKLPKLMWDDLITVGNCVRMSPREAFFAESETLPIQETTERICAEIVCPYPPGIPILMPGEVISQTALEYLQQIQLIGGFISGCADASLNTLKVVKTKL
- a CDS encoding PIN domain-containing protein; this encodes MAWFASLPEIPSVPGFVVMELIQDAQNMQQVRNALKLVAPLPIVWATEADCARALSDFTMYHLSNSLGLLDALIAACAVGHGATLCTFNLKHYRVVPGLVTEQPYTR
- a CDS encoding tetratricopeptide repeat protein, whose protein sequence is MKNAAGFKEGIKCFDQAIHISPSYYRAWYNKACYSALLGKHEEAINCLETALNIAPKKCQEKTAKDKDFCSIKDNERFRKLIPDYNAECEQNSQK
- a CDS encoding tetratricopeptide repeat protein, translated to MKNHLNRSQTLLSISISIYLLMVSGTFAVSLWLMVNPREGSVLPDTTRDYIEKEVDRSYGRFATQFNFAIFLIGTSVWILRQSVISQLKADVEKDLGATLRNELEETIQKDVKEEADKQVEAGIKSKLDDYLSENKIADSLEKTLSLDRKLKAQLEKSRIIEELSMFIPPEEVFFQEQTDPKIQERLKKLVSELTDHIESHIESHKESLSLTVDDYTKLGDALYCLENYEKAEEQYKNATKEHSEAYRALFGIGNALLRQGQNQQRQGQDEQADKLFQ
- the dusB gene encoding tRNA dihydrouridine synthase DusB, giving the protein MVTLSPELKAKLSTPLKIGPLEVKSRVLQSPLSGVTDLVFRRLVRRYAPESMMYTEMVNATGLHYVKQLPKIMEVDPNERPISIQLFDCRPDFLAEAAIKAVQEGADTVDINMGCPVNKITKNGGGSSLLRQPDVAEAIVREVVKAVNVPVTVKTRIGWNDQEITILDFAKRMEDAGAQMITVHGRTRAQGYNGNARWEWIARVKEVLSIPVIGNGDIFSVEAAVRCLEQTGADGVMCSRGTLGYPFLVGEVDHFLKTGELLPAPTPIQRLECAREHLQALYEYKGDRGVRQARKHMTWYAKNFAGAADLRGQLSVVDKVQHGLDLLDRAIEQLANGYEVIEEKRIAIAQ